The Chryseolinea soli genome contains a region encoding:
- the carB gene encoding carbamoyl-phosphate synthase large subunit, giving the protein MPRDRSIRSVLIIGSGPIIIGQACEFDYAGSQASRSLREEGIEVVLINSNPATIMTDKVTADHVYLKPLTKKSIREILEKHHIDAVLPTMGGQTALNLCIDCDKAGIWQHYGVRIIGVDIKAIETTEDREKFRLKMIELGVMVCKGGTATSFLDGKEIAQEIGFPLVIRPSYTLGGTGGAFVNNPEDFDDALNNGLHASPIHEVLVEQSIMGWKEYELELLRDNIGNVIIICSIENFDPMGIHTGDSITVAPAMTLPDTVYQHMRDLAIKMMNGIGMFAGGCNVQFSLNPDDDNQIVGIEINPRVSRSSALASKATGYPIAKIAAKLAIGYNLDELSNAITGTTTAYFEPAIDYVIVKVPRWNFDKFHGANRQLGLQMKSVGEAMGIGRNFQEALQKACQSLEIRRNGLGADGKELTKQDELLYSLEHPSWNRIFHIYDALKLGIPLKTVQKLTRIDRWFLKQIEELIEMEKEISKYELHTIPAELMRKAKEKGYADRQIAHLLDCYESDVHNKRIDMGIKRVFKLVDTCAAEFEAKTPYYYSTFDTENESIVSDKKKIVVLGSGPNRIGQGIEFDYSCVHGVLAAKECGYETIMINCNPETVSTDFDIADKLYFEPVFWEHLYDIIQHEKPVGVIVQLGGQTALKLAEKLHKYGIKIIGTSYNALDLAEDRGRFSTLLKELAIPYPEFGVAQNADEAIEVSKTIGFPLLVRPSYVLGGQSMKIVINEQELEDHILDIWKHLPENKVLLDHFLDGAIEAEADAICDGTDVYIIGIMQHIEPAGIHSGDSYAVLPPYNLGDFVIKQIEHYTHKIALALETVGLINIQFAIKNDKVYIIEANPRASRTVPFICKAYDEPYVNYATKVMLGEKKVKDFTFNPTKKGYAIKEPVFSFHKFPEVNKELGPEMKSTGESIYFIDDLMDDYFMKIYSERNLYLSR; this is encoded by the coding sequence ATGCCAAGAGACAGAAGTATTCGCTCAGTACTCATCATCGGTAGCGGTCCCATTATTATCGGTCAAGCATGTGAATTTGATTACGCCGGCTCACAGGCGTCGCGTTCGCTGCGTGAAGAAGGTATAGAAGTGGTGCTGATCAACTCGAACCCTGCCACCATCATGACTGACAAAGTGACGGCAGACCACGTGTATCTGAAACCGCTCACGAAGAAATCCATCCGCGAAATTCTGGAAAAGCATCATATCGATGCGGTGCTCCCCACCATGGGCGGGCAAACGGCGTTGAACCTCTGCATTGATTGCGACAAAGCCGGCATTTGGCAGCACTATGGCGTGCGCATCATCGGCGTAGATATAAAAGCCATCGAGACCACCGAGGACCGGGAGAAATTCCGCCTCAAAATGATCGAGCTGGGCGTGATGGTCTGCAAAGGCGGCACCGCCACCTCCTTCCTGGACGGCAAAGAGATCGCGCAGGAAATCGGCTTTCCCCTCGTTATTCGACCATCCTATACCTTGGGCGGCACCGGCGGCGCGTTCGTGAACAACCCCGAAGATTTTGACGACGCCCTCAATAATGGCCTCCATGCTTCCCCCATCCACGAAGTGCTGGTGGAACAAAGCATCATGGGCTGGAAAGAATACGAATTGGAGCTGTTGCGCGACAACATCGGCAACGTGATCATCATCTGCTCCATCGAAAACTTCGACCCCATGGGCATCCACACCGGCGACTCCATCACCGTGGCGCCGGCCATGACCCTGCCCGACACGGTCTATCAGCACATGCGCGACCTGGCCATCAAAATGATGAACGGCATCGGCATGTTTGCGGGAGGCTGTAATGTACAGTTCTCGCTCAATCCCGACGACGACAACCAGATCGTCGGCATCGAGATCAACCCGCGCGTGTCGCGCTCTTCGGCCCTGGCTTCGAAAGCCACCGGGTATCCCATCGCCAAGATCGCCGCGAAACTGGCCATCGGTTATAATCTCGACGAACTCTCGAATGCGATCACGGGAACTACAACGGCTTACTTCGAGCCGGCCATCGACTATGTGATCGTGAAAGTGCCGCGTTGGAACTTTGATAAATTCCATGGCGCCAACCGCCAGCTGGGACTGCAAATGAAATCCGTTGGCGAAGCCATGGGGATCGGCCGCAACTTCCAGGAGGCGCTGCAGAAGGCGTGTCAATCGCTGGAGATCCGCAGGAATGGGTTGGGCGCAGACGGAAAAGAACTGACCAAACAAGACGAACTGCTCTACAGTCTGGAACACCCCAGCTGGAACCGCATATTCCACATCTACGACGCCCTGAAGCTAGGCATACCGTTGAAGACGGTGCAGAAGCTAACGCGCATCGACCGCTGGTTCCTCAAACAAATTGAGGAGCTCATCGAAATGGAGAAAGAGATCTCCAAATATGAACTTCACACGATCCCCGCCGAGTTGATGCGCAAAGCCAAGGAGAAGGGCTATGCCGATCGCCAGATCGCCCACCTGTTGGATTGCTATGAAAGCGACGTCCACAACAAGCGCATCGACATGGGCATCAAGCGCGTGTTCAAACTGGTGGACACCTGCGCCGCCGAATTTGAAGCGAAGACACCGTATTACTATTCGACCTTCGACACCGAAAACGAATCGATCGTTTCCGACAAGAAAAAGATCGTCGTGTTGGGTTCGGGCCCGAACCGCATCGGACAAGGCATTGAGTTTGACTACTCCTGTGTGCACGGCGTGTTGGCTGCAAAAGAATGCGGCTACGAAACCATCATGATCAACTGCAACCCCGAAACGGTTTCCACCGACTTCGACATTGCCGACAAGCTGTACTTCGAACCCGTATTCTGGGAACATCTCTATGACATCATCCAACACGAAAAACCCGTAGGCGTTATCGTGCAGTTGGGTGGACAAACGGCGTTGAAGCTGGCCGAGAAACTGCACAAGTACGGCATCAAGATCATTGGCACATCCTACAATGCGCTCGACCTTGCTGAAGATCGCGGACGCTTCTCTACCCTGCTGAAAGAACTTGCCATTCCTTATCCTGAATTCGGTGTGGCTCAAAATGCAGACGAGGCGATTGAGGTATCGAAAACCATAGGCTTCCCGTTGCTGGTACGGCCTTCGTATGTGTTGGGTGGACAAAGCATGAAGATCGTGATCAACGAACAAGAGTTGGAAGATCACATCCTCGACATCTGGAAACACCTTCCCGAAAACAAAGTGTTGCTGGATCACTTCCTCGACGGCGCCATCGAAGCGGAAGCCGACGCCATTTGCGACGGCACGGACGTGTACATCATCGGCATCATGCAACACATCGAGCCGGCAGGTATTCACTCCGGTGATTCATACGCCGTGTTGCCGCCTTACAACCTCGGTGACTTTGTGATCAAGCAGATCGAGCACTACACGCACAAGATCGCGCTGGCCTTGGAGACCGTGGGTCTGATCAACATCCAGTTTGCCATCAAGAACGACAAAGTATACATCATCGAAGCCAACCCCCGTGCCTCGCGCACGGTGCCGTTCATTTGCAAGGCCTATGATGAACCGTATGTGAACTACGCCACCAAGGTGATGCTGGGCGAAAAGAAAGTGAAAGACTTCACGTTCAATCCCACCAAAAAAGGATATGCCATCAAGGAGCCCGTGTTCTCCTTCCATAAGTTCCCTGAAGTGAACAAGGAACTGGGCCCCGAAATGAAATCGACCGGCGAGTCCATCTACTTCATCGACGACCTGATGGACGATTATTTCATGAAGATTTATTCTGAACGTAATCTCTATTTGAGCCGCTGA
- a CDS encoding GMC oxidoreductase codes for MNLNGKTKSANTYDAIVVGSGISGGWAAKELCEKGLKVLMLERGKPLEHPSYPTSTKDPWQLDHGGKLTAEDRKKSHVQARHYSFRGDNKAFYINDLENPYTEVKRFDWVRGNIVGGRSVLWGRLCYRWSDLDFEANLHDGHGVDWPIRYKDLARWYDYAERFIGVSGTRENIPHLPDGIFQQGMEMNCVEKDFKQRMAKKYPDVAITISRAANLTAPVKGRGQCQYRNLCHRGCPYGAYFSTNASTLPAAFATGNLTLRPNALVNRVLYDTGKGKASGVEIIDTETNEVVEYYARIVFLNAATLATAHILLNSASDRFPNGLGNGSDQIGRNLMDHHKGAGASASVEGFEDSYYFGRRPTGIYIPRFRNLKDKHKDFIRGYGYQGDASRGGWSSFTTSTHLGAPLKEAVQQPMDWSINFGAYGECLPYAENRATLNPSVRDKWGRPTLTIDAEFKENEKAMQRDMASTMGEMLEDIGYKNVKMHMNTSFPGNANHEMGTARMGRDPKTSVLNAFNQMHEVKNVFITDGSAMTSSACVNPSLTYMALTARACDYAVKELKRLNL; via the coding sequence ATGAATCTGAACGGGAAAACAAAATCGGCCAATACATACGACGCCATCGTGGTGGGTTCGGGCATTAGCGGTGGGTGGGCTGCCAAGGAGCTTTGTGAAAAGGGATTGAAAGTGTTGATGCTGGAACGCGGCAAACCCCTGGAACATCCCAGCTACCCAACCAGCACAAAAGATCCATGGCAACTGGATCATGGGGGGAAACTCACTGCAGAGGACCGGAAAAAAAGCCACGTCCAGGCCCGCCACTACAGCTTCCGTGGCGACAACAAAGCCTTCTATATTAATGACCTCGAGAATCCCTATACCGAAGTAAAGCGATTCGACTGGGTCCGCGGCAACATCGTTGGGGGAAGGTCCGTGCTTTGGGGCCGGTTGTGCTACCGCTGGAGCGATCTCGACTTCGAAGCCAACCTCCACGACGGCCACGGCGTGGACTGGCCCATCCGCTATAAAGACCTGGCACGCTGGTACGACTACGCCGAGCGGTTTATCGGCGTGAGCGGCACCCGCGAAAACATTCCCCATCTACCCGACGGCATCTTTCAGCAGGGTATGGAGATGAATTGCGTGGAAAAGGATTTTAAGCAGCGTATGGCCAAAAAATATCCCGATGTGGCCATCACCATTTCGCGTGCGGCCAACCTGACGGCGCCCGTGAAAGGAAGGGGCCAATGCCAATATCGCAACCTCTGCCACCGCGGCTGTCCCTATGGCGCCTATTTCAGCACCAACGCCAGCACGCTGCCGGCCGCCTTTGCCACGGGCAACCTGACCCTGCGCCCAAATGCTTTGGTCAACCGTGTTTTGTATGACACGGGAAAGGGAAAGGCCTCCGGAGTGGAGATCATCGACACGGAAACGAATGAGGTGGTGGAATACTATGCCCGCATCGTGTTTTTAAATGCGGCCACGCTGGCGACGGCGCATATTCTTTTGAATTCTGCATCCGATCGCTTTCCCAACGGTCTGGGGAATGGCAGCGACCAGATAGGACGCAACCTGATGGATCATCATAAAGGAGCAGGTGCCAGCGCTTCCGTGGAGGGATTTGAAGACTCTTATTATTTCGGACGAAGACCTACCGGGATCTATATTCCCCGGTTTAGAAATCTGAAAGACAAACACAAAGATTTTATCCGCGGCTATGGCTACCAGGGCGACGCCTCTCGCGGAGGATGGTCGTCTTTCACCACCAGCACCCATTTGGGAGCACCGTTGAAAGAAGCGGTTCAGCAGCCCATGGATTGGTCGATCAATTTTGGCGCCTATGGCGAATGTTTGCCCTACGCGGAAAATCGTGCGACGCTTAACCCCTCCGTTAGAGACAAATGGGGACGACCCACGCTGACCATCGACGCCGAATTCAAAGAAAACGAAAAAGCGATGCAGCGCGACATGGCTTCGACCATGGGTGAAATGCTGGAAGACATCGGTTATAAAAATGTGAAGATGCACATGAACACATCGTTTCCCGGCAACGCCAACCACGAAATGGGCACGGCGCGCATGGGACGCGACCCCAAGACGTCTGTTCTCAATGCGTTCAATCAAATGCACGAAGTGAAAAATGTCTTCATCACCGACGGCTCGGCCATGACCTCGTCGGCCTGTGTGAATCCTTCACTCACCTACATGGCCTTGACCGCCCGGGCCTGCGACTATGCAGTGAAGGAACTCAAACGTTTAAATCTTTAA
- a CDS encoding Gfo/Idh/MocA family protein: MRSTRREFIKRSTAISMGALAFSAKSYANIIGANDRVRVGVVGFSDRFRGALLPSFMNHYKELNFDIVAVSDIWKYRREEGQAYLKEKFGHDIKACVNNDELYKTKDIDAVIISTADFQHALHTIEAVKAGCDTYTEKPFAETMEDNRAALKAVRESKKIVQIGSQRRSGKNYHAANDFIKSGKFGNITMVELTWNVNQPGRWRRPEMVAKLREADTDWKRFLMNRPVEAFDPRKYLEFRLFWPYSSGMPGQWMSHQIDTVHWFSGLKHPRSAVSNGGIYQWKDGRKNWDTTTVVFDYGPETDPTSGFQVIFTSRMHNGDENPAEIYYANGGELNLNTNKVSDKGGLSEKMASAMGMHANLLPDLDLTASAEKVVTSANTGGDSLTSAHMRNWMECVRSRQEPNAPVEAGYSHAIASMMSTAAAHTGSRATFDEKTQEVMANGKPFKY; this comes from the coding sequence ATGCGTAGTACACGAAGAGAATTCATCAAACGATCCACCGCCATTTCCATGGGTGCGTTGGCGTTCAGTGCAAAGAGTTATGCCAACATCATCGGCGCCAACGACCGCGTGCGGGTGGGAGTAGTGGGTTTTTCCGACCGGTTCAGGGGAGCGCTGTTGCCCTCGTTCATGAATCACTACAAAGAACTCAACTTCGACATCGTGGCGGTTTCCGATATCTGGAAATATCGCCGCGAAGAAGGACAAGCTTATCTGAAAGAAAAATTCGGCCACGACATCAAGGCTTGTGTGAACAACGATGAGTTGTACAAGACCAAAGACATCGACGCGGTGATCATCAGCACGGCTGACTTTCAGCATGCGCTGCACACCATCGAAGCCGTGAAAGCCGGATGCGACACCTACACGGAGAAGCCTTTTGCCGAAACCATGGAAGACAATCGCGCGGCACTGAAGGCTGTTCGCGAATCCAAGAAGATCGTGCAGATCGGATCGCAACGCCGCAGTGGCAAAAACTATCATGCAGCCAACGACTTTATAAAAAGCGGCAAGTTCGGCAACATCACCATGGTGGAACTGACCTGGAACGTTAACCAGCCAGGCCGTTGGCGCAGGCCCGAAATGGTGGCAAAACTGCGCGAGGCCGACACCGACTGGAAACGGTTTTTGATGAACCGCCCCGTGGAGGCTTTCGATCCCCGGAAATACCTGGAGTTCCGTTTGTTCTGGCCCTATTCTTCCGGCATGCCCGGCCAATGGATGAGCCACCAGATCGACACCGTGCATTGGTTCAGCGGCTTGAAACATCCGCGCAGCGCCGTATCCAATGGTGGCATTTACCAATGGAAAGACGGCCGCAAGAATTGGGACACCACCACCGTGGTCTTCGACTATGGACCGGAAACCGACCCGACGTCGGGCTTCCAGGTGATCTTTACCTCGCGGATGCACAATGGCGACGAAAATCCCGCGGAGATCTATTACGCCAACGGCGGTGAGCTGAACCTGAACACCAACAAAGTATCCGACAAAGGAGGGCTTTCCGAGAAAATGGCCAGCGCCATGGGCATGCACGCCAACCTCTTGCCCGACCTCGACCTCACGGCATCGGCCGAAAAAGTAGTGACCTCCGCCAACACGGGCGGCGACTCACTCACGTCGGCCCACATGCGCAACTGGATGGAATGCGTGCGCAGCCGCCAGGAGCCCAACGCGCCGGTCGAAGCCGGATATTCACACGCCATTGCCAGCATGATGTCAACCGCCGCAGCCCACACCGGCTCGCGCGCCACCTTCGACGAAAAGACACAAGAAGTGATGGCCAACGGCAAACCGTTCAAGTACTAG
- a CDS encoding PmoA family protein, which yields MKKIFLFFLLLMQLSLIAQKKNDDGFHLVDQMDKKQIDVLYNGKLLTSYYYADSAMKPILYPINSLGGITVTRGWPMAPRPGERVDHPHHLGMWLNYEYVNGLDFWNNSTAIPFKDRAHYGSIVHQAVVQSSPGKDKAKLEVTANWVDHYGKILLKEKTLYTFQVEDNNFIIDRTTQLTAVVPTVQFNDVKDGFLGIRVARQLEHPSDEAQIFVDNQGNYTSVPAISNEGVTGEYLSSEGKKGNDVWGTRGTWVSLRGKINRQPVSITIIDHPKNAGYPTYWHARGYGLFAANPLGQDVFSKGTEKLNLALKKDESTTFRYRVVIRSGSELPVEAIGKLAKSFAKVK from the coding sequence ATGAAAAAAATATTCCTCTTCTTCCTCCTGTTGATGCAGCTTTCACTGATCGCGCAAAAGAAAAACGACGACGGTTTTCACCTCGTCGATCAAATGGATAAAAAGCAAATCGATGTGCTCTACAACGGCAAGTTGCTCACCTCCTATTACTACGCCGACTCGGCCATGAAGCCTATTCTTTATCCGATCAACTCCCTGGGGGGCATTACCGTGACACGCGGATGGCCCATGGCGCCGCGTCCGGGCGAACGTGTAGACCACCCGCATCACCTGGGGATGTGGTTGAATTATGAATATGTGAACGGCCTCGACTTCTGGAACAATTCCACGGCCATCCCTTTCAAGGACCGCGCGCACTATGGCAGCATCGTGCACCAGGCCGTGGTGCAAAGCTCGCCCGGCAAGGACAAGGCGAAGCTGGAAGTGACGGCGAATTGGGTCGACCATTATGGCAAGATCCTGTTGAAGGAAAAGACACTGTACACGTTCCAGGTAGAAGACAATAACTTTATCATCGATCGCACCACGCAGCTCACGGCTGTGGTGCCCACCGTTCAGTTCAATGATGTGAAAGACGGATTTCTCGGCATCCGCGTGGCCCGTCAACTGGAACACCCTTCCGATGAAGCCCAGATCTTTGTGGACAATCAGGGGAACTATACATCGGTGCCCGCCATTAGCAACGAGGGTGTCACGGGCGAATACCTCAGCAGCGAGGGAAAGAAAGGCAACGACGTGTGGGGCACCCGTGGCACGTGGGTGAGCTTGCGTGGGAAGATCAATCGTCAACCGGTGTCCATCACCATCATCGATCACCCAAAAAATGCCGGATACCCTACCTACTGGCATGCGCGCGGCTATGGTTTGTTTGCGGCTAACCCGTTGGGACAAGACGTGTTTAGCAAGGGCACGGAGAAGCTAAACCTGGCATTGAAAAAAGATGAATCCACGACATTCCGTTATCGCGTGGTGATTCGGTCGGGAAGCGAGTTGCCGGTCGAAGCGATTGGCAAACTGGCCAAGTCGTTTGCAAAAGTGAAGTAG
- a CDS encoding S8 family serine peptidase yields the protein MQARLATTFLGVLLFLCAQGQTGKVPARRLDPASYVPGSVWVKLKPEYKGIFESKSANARMPAAIRSAQPRPFVSQAERQKSQGRLGPRKLNVDISLYYQLAFDKSRSMDDYIEELYATGYFETVEPEFTVSSLMTPNDASIGSQYYLQVIRAYEAWDVTQGDASIVIGIVDSGGDLDHPDLQSQLYIDPAEPLDGLDNNGDGYIDNNRGWDFSGAKASLVGTPGFIGDNDPSVPKGNLFGHGTMVAGCAAAATNNGIGIAGVGFKSKLLFTKHYSDDQPDNASSYSSNTYFGVLYVATHGAKIINCSWGGSNASSIAQDLINHVTLDLGCLVVAAAGNSNVESPLYPAAYDNVLSVAASDENDVRSSFSNYGGTVDLSAPGSNIYTTTFDNSYGQDGGTSFSAPIVSGAAALLWTVDPSLTPLQVAEQLRISSDATLYDKNPGYINKLGKGRLDIANALTFQSPSIRASKQLLVKDDGTPPDRGDDANLYFDFTNYLKASSSGLTVTLSSSSTFITITQNVVNLGTIAENGKVRNTNTPLKLSLSPTVPIDQPIEILLTFKDGAYEDFQLLNFVVPSFIDINENNITTTLSSAGRIGFSNPESQTNGSGFIYNDRSLLYEMGVIMGTSSSVLFNNVRALSGQYDQDFTSATKIMKSTPGTRSYSEVSGAFQNAPDAASASLLVSYRSLVWKNVPYQNFIILEYKIKNTAATAFNGFYMGLYADWDVENSGAGDRASWDAATRLGYIYPALPTTSPTVGIQMLSSKPQYYAIDNDQTIAGNPFGVYDGYTDSEKFLSISSGLTKIQAGDPTTGNDVSHAVASGPYTIAAGQEITIAFALHAASNTVDAITSAKYADSVYNYTLKAPMPAVADVEVCFGSSALLHATGATKFNWYKDFTGGAPIHTGTDLSTPAMFNDTVLYVSNAEKSYESLRTAAHIFVKSNPTITTSRSPVLCDGESVILSVNEADEYTWNTGEKTQSIEVSTAGTYNVVVRDNALNCTSPDALTVTVKPVPSAAFTMSVDLTPGTPVQFTPDDTPDAEWFWEFGDGTESNDKSPTHVYDALGTYVVSLTVTASNYCQSRSTQHIDIVTNAEPGIGNQLTAHPNPVNTALVAINYPGRENAVLSLFNAQGQHVLDEYAEGKLNDYPLNLSQLANGVYTLIVTTATGASRTLKIVILR from the coding sequence ATGCAGGCTCGGCTGGCGACAACTTTTCTGGGGGTTCTCCTGTTCCTTTGCGCGCAAGGCCAGACGGGCAAAGTGCCGGCAAGGCGTCTTGACCCCGCCAGCTATGTTCCCGGTTCGGTGTGGGTAAAACTCAAGCCTGAATACAAAGGCATTTTTGAATCCAAATCCGCCAACGCACGAATGCCCGCCGCCATCCGGTCGGCCCAGCCACGACCTTTCGTGTCGCAGGCCGAGCGGCAAAAATCACAGGGACGTCTCGGTCCCCGCAAACTGAACGTCGACATTTCACTGTACTACCAACTTGCCTTCGACAAAAGCCGGTCGATGGATGACTACATCGAGGAACTTTATGCCACCGGATATTTCGAAACGGTGGAGCCGGAATTCACCGTGTCTTCCCTGATGACTCCGAACGATGCCTCCATCGGTTCGCAATACTATCTCCAGGTGATTCGCGCCTACGAAGCCTGGGACGTCACGCAGGGCGATGCATCGATCGTGATCGGCATTGTCGACAGCGGCGGCGACCTGGATCACCCCGACCTACAAAGCCAACTTTATATTGACCCGGCCGAGCCACTCGATGGCCTCGACAACAACGGCGACGGCTATATCGACAACAACCGCGGCTGGGATTTTTCCGGCGCCAAAGCTTCGCTGGTCGGCACACCGGGATTTATTGGCGACAATGATCCTTCCGTGCCCAAAGGAAATCTTTTTGGTCACGGCACCATGGTGGCCGGCTGCGCGGCGGCGGCAACAAACAACGGCATCGGCATTGCGGGCGTGGGCTTCAAAAGCAAATTGTTGTTCACCAAGCACTACTCCGACGATCAGCCTGACAACGCGTCCTCTTATTCTTCCAATACCTATTTTGGTGTGTTGTATGTGGCCACCCACGGCGCAAAGATCATCAACTGTTCCTGGGGCGGAAGCAACGCCAGCAGCATCGCCCAAGACCTCATCAACCACGTGACACTTGATCTGGGATGCTTGGTAGTCGCCGCTGCCGGCAACAGCAACGTGGAGTCACCATTATACCCCGCAGCCTACGACAACGTATTGTCCGTTGCGGCCTCTGATGAAAATGATGTCCGCTCTTCCTTTTCAAACTACGGCGGCACGGTAGACCTCTCTGCCCCGGGCTCCAACATTTACACGACCACCTTCGACAACAGCTATGGCCAGGACGGCGGCACTTCTTTTTCGGCACCCATCGTCTCCGGCGCCGCCGCCCTGTTGTGGACGGTAGATCCGTCCCTGACCCCCTTGCAAGTGGCGGAGCAGTTGAGAATTTCATCCGATGCAACCCTGTATGACAAAAATCCCGGCTACATCAACAAGTTGGGCAAAGGCCGCCTGGACATCGCCAACGCGCTGACCTTTCAGAGTCCTTCCATCCGCGCCAGCAAACAACTGCTGGTGAAAGATGATGGCACACCCCCGGACCGGGGCGACGATGCCAATTTGTATTTTGATTTTACAAATTATCTGAAAGCCTCGTCCAGTGGACTGACCGTTACGCTTTCGTCATCCTCGACCTTTATCACCATCACCCAGAATGTTGTTAACCTGGGAACCATCGCAGAGAATGGCAAGGTGCGCAACACCAACACGCCGTTGAAGCTGTCGCTCTCGCCCACCGTGCCCATCGATCAGCCGATCGAAATCCTGCTCACATTCAAAGACGGCGCCTATGAAGACTTTCAATTGTTAAATTTTGTCGTGCCGTCGTTTATCGACATCAATGAAAATAACATCACCACCACCCTCAGCTCCGCAGGTCGCATCGGTTTTTCCAACCCCGAATCGCAAACCAACGGCTCGGGATTTATTTACAACGACCGGTCGCTGTTGTATGAGATGGGGGTGATCATGGGAACTTCTTCATCGGTGCTGTTCAACAATGTGCGGGCTTTGAGTGGTCAGTACGACCAGGACTTTACCTCGGCCACCAAGATCATGAAATCGACACCGGGCACACGCTCCTATTCCGAAGTGAGCGGCGCATTTCAAAATGCCCCGGATGCGGCGTCTGCGTCATTGCTCGTTTCGTATCGCAGCCTGGTTTGGAAAAATGTACCCTATCAAAATTTTATCATCCTGGAATACAAGATCAAAAACACGGCTGCTACCGCGTTCAACGGTTTTTACATGGGTCTGTATGCCGATTGGGATGTGGAGAACAGCGGTGCCGGAGATCGCGCCTCCTGGGATGCCGCCACGCGCTTGGGCTATATCTATCCGGCGCTGCCCACCACTTCGCCGACGGTGGGCATCCAGATGCTGAGCTCGAAGCCTCAGTACTATGCCATCGACAATGATCAGACCATTGCCGGAAATCCCTTTGGGGTTTATGACGGCTATACCGACAGCGAAAAATTCCTGTCCATTTCCAGCGGCCTCACCAAGATCCAGGCAGGTGATCCCACCACGGGCAATGACGTGAGCCATGCAGTAGCCTCAGGGCCCTACACCATCGCCGCCGGCCAAGAGATCACGATCGCTTTCGCCCTGCACGCGGCCAGCAACACGGTCGATGCGATCACCAGCGCCAAATATGCCGACTCGGTCTACAACTACACACTGAAAGCGCCTATGCCAGCCGTTGCTGATGTCGAGGTCTGCTTTGGATCCAGCGCCTTGTTACACGCCACGGGAGCAACCAAGTTCAACTGGTACAAAGATTTTACCGGCGGCGCGCCAATCCACACCGGCACCGACCTCTCCACCCCGGCCATGTTCAACGACACGGTGCTGTACGTTTCAAACGCCGAAAAATCCTATGAAAGCCTGCGCACAGCGGCGCATATATTTGTGAAGTCCAATCCCACCATCACGACTTCGCGCAGCCCTGTACTGTGCGACGGCGAGTCGGTGATACTTTCCGTAAATGAGGCCGATGAATATACCTGGAACACGGGTGAGAAAACACAAAGCATCGAGGTGAGCACCGCGGGCACCTACAACGTGGTGGTGCGCGACAATGCTCTGAATTGCACGTCACCCGACGCGCTCACCGTGACGGTGAAACCCGTGCCCTCCGCAGCCTTCACCATGTCGGTCGATCTCACACCCGGCACGCCCGTTCAATTCACGCCCGACGACACGCCCGATGCCGAATGGTTCTGGGAATTTGGCGATGGCACAGAAAGCAACGACAAGAGCCCGACGCACGTCTATGACGCCCTGGGCACCTATGTAGTTTCGCTAACCGTGACAGCATCGAACTATTGTCAGAGCAGGTCTACACAACACATCGATATCGTTACAAACGCTGAACCGGGCATTGGGAATCAGCTAACAGCCCATCCCAACCCGGTGAACACCGCCCTGGTAGCGATAAATTATCCGGGAAGAGAAAACGCCGTGCTCAGTCTCTTCAACGCACAAGGACAACATGTACTGGACGAATACGCTGAGGGCAAGCTGAATGATTATCCCCTCAACCTAAGCCAGCTGGCCAACGGGGTGTATACCCTCATCGTAACAACCGCCACCGGCGCATCACGGACGCTGAAGATCGTGATCCTGCGCTAG